Proteins found in one Amycolatopsis umgeniensis genomic segment:
- a CDS encoding HesB/IscA family protein: protein MTTAEQAAAAQAETAEETHGVTLTDAAAVKAKALLEQEGRDDMHLRIAVQPGGCAGLRYQLFFDERTLDGDLFRDFDGLRVAVDRMSAPYVSSAVIDFVDSIEKQGFTIDNPNATGSCACGDSFH, encoded by the coding sequence ATGACGACCGCTGAGCAGGCAGCCGCAGCTCAGGCCGAAACCGCCGAGGAGACCCACGGCGTCACGTTGACCGACGCCGCCGCCGTCAAGGCGAAGGCCCTGCTCGAGCAGGAGGGCCGCGACGACATGCACCTGCGCATCGCCGTCCAGCCCGGTGGGTGCGCGGGCCTGCGCTACCAGCTGTTCTTCGACGAGCGCACGCTCGACGGTGACCTGTTCCGTGACTTCGACGGGCTCCGCGTGGCCGTCGACCGGATGAGCGCGCCGTACGTGTCGAGCGCCGTGATCGACTTCGTCGACTCGATCGAGAAGCAGGGCTTCACGATCGACAACCCCAACGCGACCGGCAGCTGCGCCTGTGGTGACAGCTTCCACTGA
- a CDS encoding DUF3043 domain-containing protein has translation MRFLRRSTTDSATTDTDTLDNEGVEVQAKAYTPGKGKATPKRREAEAKRRGPVAPPPTNMREAMKRNKELRKSAKADPEYKAKQRNAAKERREKMMAGDDKYLLPRDRGPVKAYVRDLVDSRRNLLGLFMPLAILVFVALLVPYPDVQRYATLLCTVMLLGMIVEGVLSGRRISKMVRLKFPSETIKGTSIGWYSFIRASQIRKLRVPKPRVKPGDTV, from the coding sequence GTGAGGTTCCTGCGCCGTAGCACCACAGACTCCGCCACGACCGACACCGACACCCTGGACAACGAGGGTGTCGAGGTCCAGGCCAAGGCGTACACGCCCGGAAAGGGCAAGGCCACGCCCAAGCGGCGTGAAGCCGAGGCCAAGCGCCGTGGCCCGGTGGCGCCCCCGCCGACCAACATGCGGGAGGCGATGAAGCGCAACAAGGAACTCCGCAAGTCCGCGAAGGCCGACCCGGAGTACAAGGCGAAGCAGCGCAACGCGGCCAAGGAACGCCGCGAGAAGATGATGGCGGGCGACGACAAGTACCTGCTCCCGCGCGACCGCGGCCCGGTCAAGGCCTACGTGCGCGACCTGGTCGACTCGCGGCGCAACCTGCTCGGTCTCTTCATGCCGCTCGCGATCCTGGTGTTCGTCGCCCTGCTGGTGCCGTACCCGGACGTGCAGCGCTACGCGACGCTGCTGTGCACCGTGATGCTGCTCGGCATGATCGTCGAGGGCGTCCTCAGCGGCCGCAGGATCTCCAAGATGGTCCGGTTGAAGTTCCCGAGCGAGACGATCAAGGGAACGTCGATCGGCTGGTACTCCTTCATCCGCGCGAGCCAGATCCGCAAGCTGCGCGTCCCCAAGCCGCGGGTCAAACCCGGCGACACGGTCTGA
- a CDS encoding aldo/keto reductase family protein, whose protein sequence is MEFRRLGRSGLNVSEISYGNWLTHGSQVEEDQAQACIKAALDVGITTFDTADVYANTAAESVLGRGLKGLRRESLEIFTKVYWPTGPKGPNDQGLGRKHIIESANASLKRLGTDYVDLYQAHRFDRTVPLEETFLAFADLVRQGKVLYIGVSEWTAEQITRGAAIARELKVPFVSNQPQYNALWRVIEAQVVPASEREGLSQIVWSPIAQGVLTGKYKPGQPLPEGSRATDEKGGANMVARFLNDDVLERVQRLQPIADKAGLTMAQLSVAWVLQNPNVASAIIGASRPEQVHENVKAAGVKLDADLLAAIDEALDGVTETDPTLTRSP, encoded by the coding sequence ATGGAGTTTCGACGCCTAGGCCGCAGCGGCCTCAATGTCAGTGAGATCTCGTACGGCAACTGGCTCACCCACGGGTCCCAGGTGGAAGAGGACCAGGCCCAGGCCTGCATCAAGGCGGCGCTCGACGTCGGCATCACCACGTTCGACACCGCCGACGTCTACGCCAACACGGCCGCCGAATCGGTGCTCGGCCGCGGCCTGAAGGGCCTGCGCCGCGAAAGCCTGGAGATCTTCACCAAGGTCTACTGGCCGACCGGCCCCAAGGGGCCCAACGACCAGGGTCTCGGCCGCAAGCACATCATCGAGTCGGCGAACGCTTCGCTCAAGCGGCTCGGCACCGACTACGTGGACCTCTACCAGGCGCACCGGTTCGACCGGACCGTCCCGCTCGAAGAGACGTTCCTCGCCTTCGCCGACCTCGTCCGCCAGGGCAAGGTGCTCTACATCGGTGTCTCGGAGTGGACCGCCGAGCAGATCACCCGGGGCGCGGCGATCGCCCGCGAGCTGAAGGTGCCGTTCGTCTCGAACCAGCCGCAGTACAACGCGCTGTGGCGGGTCATCGAGGCGCAGGTCGTCCCGGCGTCCGAACGCGAAGGGCTCAGCCAGATCGTCTGGTCGCCGATCGCGCAGGGTGTGCTCACCGGTAAGTACAAGCCCGGTCAGCCGCTGCCCGAGGGCTCCCGCGCGACGGACGAGAAGGGTGGCGCCAACATGGTCGCCCGCTTCCTCAACGACGACGTCCTCGAGCGCGTCCAGCGGCTTCAGCCGATCGCGGACAAGGCGGGCCTGACGATGGCCCAGCTGTCCGTGGCGTGGGTGCTGCAGAACCCGAACGTCGCCTCGGCGATCATCGGCGCCTCGCGGCCGGAGCAGGTGCACGAGAACGTGAAGGCGGCCGGCGTGAAGCTGGACGCGGATCTGCTCGCCGCGATCGACGAGGCGCTCGACGGCGTCACCGAGACCGACCCGACGCTGACCCGCTCGCCCTGA
- a CDS encoding phosphoribosylaminoimidazolesuccinocarboxamide synthase: MKHIHAGKVRDLYEIDGDILLVASDRVSVYDVSLPTPIPDKGALLNQLSAWWFEKMADVVPNHVVSTTDVPAEFAGRAMRCKPLKMIQVECIARGYLTGLGMREYRRDGKVSGVELPAGLIEADKLPEPIFTPTTKISDTGHDEFMTFADVVNDIGKETADRIRDLTLEVYTKGAEHAAKNGIIIADTKIEFGFDADGVLTLGDEVLTSDSSRFWPADDYEPGRTQHAFDKQFVRDWSTTTGWDKTPPGPEIPDEIVEATRKRYTEVYERITGQTWVPGGGHA, encoded by the coding sequence ATGAAGCACATTCACGCGGGTAAAGTGCGGGACCTATACGAAATCGACGGCGACATTCTGCTCGTCGCGTCGGATCGCGTTTCGGTCTACGACGTCTCGCTGCCGACCCCGATTCCGGACAAGGGCGCGCTGCTGAACCAGCTTTCCGCCTGGTGGTTCGAAAAGATGGCCGACGTGGTGCCGAACCACGTCGTCTCCACGACGGACGTGCCCGCCGAATTCGCGGGCCGTGCCATGCGGTGCAAACCGCTGAAGATGATCCAGGTCGAATGCATCGCGCGGGGTTACCTCACCGGTCTCGGCATGCGCGAGTACCGGCGTGACGGCAAGGTTTCGGGTGTCGAACTGCCCGCCGGTCTCATCGAAGCGGACAAGCTCCCCGAGCCGATCTTCACGCCCACCACGAAGATCTCCGACACCGGCCACGACGAGTTCATGACCTTCGCCGACGTCGTGAACGACATCGGCAAGGAGACAGCGGATCGCATCCGCGATCTGACGCTCGAGGTCTATACCAAGGGCGCGGAGCACGCGGCGAAGAACGGCATCATCATCGCCGACACCAAGATCGAATTCGGTTTCGACGCCGACGGTGTGCTGACGCTCGGGGACGAGGTCCTCACGTCCGACTCGTCGCGTTTCTGGCCCGCCGACGACTACGAGCCGGGCCGGACGCAGCACGCGTTCGACAAGCAGTTCGTCCGCGACTGGTCCACCACCACCGGCTGGGACAAGACGCCGCCCGGTCCGGAGATCCCCGACGAGATCGTCGAGGCGACCCGCAAGCGCTACACCGAGGTCTACGAGAGGATTACCGGGCAGACCTGGGTTCCCGGGGGTGGCCATGCCTGA
- a CDS encoding GntR family transcriptional regulator, whose protein sequence is MPAVDRPEPPYLQIAGNIRDDIVSGRLKEGDAVPSAREIARNWNVAMATAMKVLSTLRAEGLVRAVRGIGTVVQTRSLHRSAHDRTISIARTGKVYPPGHYAKIRQAGLVPAPERVAGALGIEEGAPAIRRRRTTYAGQEQPVSTSVSWFDGAVAAKAPLLFEPVRIVEGTVKYVADRTGRVLKSTHSQHAAGLAGAEEAKELGVAEGSAILLSRNRFLSSEGDVLEYGESAALPDHWVFYEYNIEDGA, encoded by the coding sequence TTGCCAGCCGTCGACAGACCCGAACCGCCGTACCTCCAGATCGCGGGAAACATCCGCGACGACATCGTTTCGGGCAGGCTCAAGGAAGGTGACGCGGTTCCGTCCGCGCGTGAGATCGCCAGAAACTGGAACGTCGCGATGGCGACCGCGATGAAGGTGCTCTCGACGCTCCGGGCGGAAGGTCTGGTCCGCGCGGTACGCGGGATCGGGACAGTGGTGCAGACCAGATCGCTGCACCGCTCCGCGCACGATCGGACGATCTCGATCGCGCGAACCGGCAAGGTCTATCCACCGGGCCACTACGCGAAAATCCGTCAAGCCGGGCTCGTCCCGGCGCCGGAACGGGTGGCGGGCGCGCTCGGCATCGAAGAGGGCGCTCCCGCGATCCGGCGGCGGAGGACCACGTACGCGGGCCAGGAACAACCGGTGTCCACGTCGGTCTCGTGGTTCGACGGCGCTGTCGCGGCGAAGGCGCCGTTGCTGTTCGAACCGGTGCGGATCGTCGAAGGCACGGTGAAATACGTCGCGGACCGGACAGGCCGGGTTCTGAAGTCGACTCATTCTCAGCACGCCGCGGGGCTGGCGGGTGCCGAGGAGGCGAAGGAGCTCGGCGTGGCCGAAGGTTCGGCGATCTTGTTGAGCCGCAACAGATTTCTCTCTTCGGAGGGCGACGTACTCGAGTACGGCGAATCGGCGGCCCTGCCGGACCATTGGGTTTTCTACGAATACAACATCGAGGACGGGGCATGA